A section of the Candidatus Poribacteria bacterium genome encodes:
- a CDS encoding SIMPL domain-containing protein, translating to MKVKFIYPLVCLMILLSGCAADEGTKPEEETELTVAELTPLLNTQAGIDFVASPRDVNQDGSIDLFDLVIVAGSLGNDVEVSVEPGERTIEVINREKTEKTVRVSGTGIVAGDPDVVVLSIGVSVERDSVKQARTEAAEAMAGVIESLKGNGLIDTDIQTQHFSIHQRYDYSKGKREFRGYNVTNTVSAKIRDLDTVGNVIDDAAEAGGDLVEINSIQFTIDDPTKLKMQARVAAMQDAQAKAQTLATEGGVALGKPISISESEDYYPPGPVSFEFAFAKDAAAAVETPIQSGQLQISVRVNVTYEIE from the coding sequence ATGAAAGTTAAATTTATCTATCCTCTTGTCTGTCTGATGATACTGTTGAGTGGGTGCGCTGCAGATGAGGGAACTAAGCCGGAAGAAGAGACCGAGCTCACCGTTGCTGAATTGACCCCACTTCTAAACACACAAGCAGGGATTGATTTTGTCGCATCCCCACGCGATGTAAATCAGGATGGGAGTATAGACCTGTTCGATTTAGTGATAGTAGCAGGCAGTTTGGGCAACGACGTGGAGGTTTCGGTTGAACCGGGGGAACGCACCATAGAGGTCATCAATAGGGAGAAAACAGAAAAAACGGTTCGTGTGTCCGGCACCGGTATCGTCGCGGGGGACCCCGATGTGGTCGTGCTGAGTATCGGTGTTTCGGTGGAAAGGGACTCCGTGAAACAGGCGCGGACAGAAGCCGCTGAAGCGATGGCGGGGGTAATCGAATCGTTAAAAGGCAACGGTCTCATTGATACGGACATTCAGACCCAGCATTTCAGCATTCACCAGCGGTACGACTATAGCAAAGGTAAGCGCGAGTTTCGCGGATATAACGTGACAAATACCGTCTCTGCGAAGATCCGCGATTTGGACACTGTTGGGAATGTGATTGATGATGCAGCGGAAGCAGGTGGGGATTTGGTGGAGATCAACTCGATTCAGTTCACAATCGATGACCCCACGAAATTAAAAATGCAGGCTCGCGTGGCAGCGATGCAGGACGCACAAGCAAAAGCACAGACGTTAGCGACTGAAGGTGGAGTCGCGCTTGGAAAACCAATTTCCATCTCCGAGTCGGAGGATTATTATCCGCCGGGACCTGTCAGTTTCGAATTCGCATTCGCTAAAGACGCAGCAGCGGCGGTAGAAACACCCATCCAATCTGGTCAACTCCAGATCTCGGTAAGAGTGAATGTTACCTACGAAATTGAATGA
- a CDS encoding cell division protein ZapA, which translates to MSIENSFSTSPPTSAPIKVDIFHSQYLIQPTEHLPAEDIRQLAAYVDGRLHEMSRKTSRDKFDIAIMVALQIAAQMCEDQKRFQQSIHRMIEELEKAVEGKSAPESGQPTTTFDNV; encoded by the coding sequence ATGAGTATCGAAAATTCTTTCTCTACAAGCCCCCCGACATCCGCGCCAATTAAGGTGGATATTTTTCATTCGCAGTATCTAATACAACCAACTGAACATTTACCGGCGGAAGATATTCGCCAGTTGGCTGCCTACGTAGATGGGCGGCTGCACGAAATGAGTCGAAAGACCTCACGTGATAAGTTCGATATCGCGATCATGGTCGCATTGCAAATTGCGGCGCAGATGTGCGAAGATCAGAAACGGTTCCAGCAATCGATCCATCGCATGATCGAGGAGCTTGAGAAAGCGGTCGAAGGTAAATCTGCTCCTGAATCAGGCCAACCCACTACAACATTCGATAACGTATAA
- a CDS encoding shikimate dehydrogenase: protein MQITGQTKIVGIIGAPIKHSRSPQIHNAAITALGLDYVYVPFQVQPDNLGAAIEGFKATNVVGINVTIPHKQNVISYLDEISREATLIGAVNTLIFKDGGIIGENTDAPGFLQAMEEEGLDVPHGGSAVIIGAGGSARAIVVALALAGVQTICITNRTVSRAVALATDLSEKTDASIYGIGLDDSKLPDAVGTSQLIVNTASTSMDVSHPLLIDPEWLAPQPIVYDIVYTPPKTRLLQAAAEKGCHTIGGLGMLVHQGAIAFEKWTGVNPPVETMRQALQGAFD, encoded by the coding sequence ATGCAAATCACAGGTCAAACGAAAATCGTTGGCATTATCGGTGCCCCGATCAAACATAGTCGCTCTCCGCAGATACATAACGCAGCAATTACCGCACTGGGATTGGATTATGTCTATGTGCCCTTTCAGGTTCAGCCTGACAATTTAGGCGCGGCGATTGAGGGGTTCAAGGCAACCAATGTAGTCGGTATCAACGTAACGATTCCACACAAACAAAACGTGATCTCGTACCTTGATGAGATATCAAGGGAAGCGACGCTCATCGGTGCCGTTAATACGCTGATTTTCAAAGACGGCGGAATTATCGGCGAGAATACAGATGCCCCCGGTTTCTTACAAGCAATGGAGGAAGAGGGACTTGATGTGCCTCACGGGGGTTCGGCTGTCATAATTGGAGCGGGTGGATCAGCACGTGCGATTGTCGTTGCACTTGCCCTTGCTGGGGTGCAGACGATTTGCATTACCAATCGTACCGTTTCAAGAGCAGTTGCGCTTGCCACGGATCTTTCAGAGAAAACAGACGCGTCAATCTACGGAATAGGGCTTGATGATTCCAAGCTACCAGACGCTGTGGGAACGAGTCAGTTAATTGTCAATACAGCATCCACCAGTATGGATGTTTCGCACCCGTTGTTGATTGATCCTGAGTGGTTAGCACCACAACCCATCGTTTACGATATTGTCTACACGCCTCCCAAGACGCGCCTTCTACAAGCTGCGGCGGAGAAGGGCTGTCACACGATCGGCGGCTTAGGTATGCTTGTCCATCAAGGAGCGATTGCTTTCGAGAAATGGACGGGCGTCAATCCGCCTGTGGAAACCATGCGGCAAGCACTCCAAGGTGCATTTGATTAG
- a CDS encoding 2-oxoacid:acceptor oxidoreductase family protein, producing the protein MEDRFIQESGTNVYTGCELLVKGALEGQVNLLTGYPGSPLAEVFDVMKANAALLKEHGILAQIGNNEALSVARLNGSQMANLRAAAFMKNVGMHVASDALAISNLAGTTGGAVVVVGDDTWGSSTQVPADSRFLARHLYTPVIEPSTFQEMKDWLSAAFEISARSNLYVTYIVTLTQAEGGGTVELRPNRYPETSTKNQTVIDTALINGSNRIILPPDTPRIEIETLTERFPNAVKSAREHNLNQIYHLNDSEHEIGFIASGLGYSYLEHALYELEFQGRIPILKLGLTHPVDEEIVREFASHVREIYVIEEKRPLLEKDIKAIVGRFYQNGEMDRLVQVWGKEFPDGLEGIPDSLGLNPTILIQHLIPLLRHKFGDKDEPIGIDPDVLIREEQHLEQVKAHQVDIPARTPTFCPGCPHRDSASVFKEITDQFMDPKYMERHHARSPVDLVFHGDIGCYSMLKYEPFPRLMHNLSAMALGGGAGAGIDPFITNKQIVFMGDSTFFHGGMSAISDSIKNSQDLTYVILDNQTTGMTGHQPTPSTEDDILGNPTFAQDIEKVVQGLAGDADLFIIRTNPENRVEYKKLVEETILKPGVKILIADKECGITYQRRLRREHQQTIKERGFLSVEKHINITPEVCEFCLECTNATGCPGLKITETDYGPKIGIDQSNCVSDGACARIKWACPSFEEVTITRKRPPRQQVDLRVMSAASTEVLPSPRTFEGTWSVHAAGVGGMGIGTISKVLVLAGRAQGYHVRFFDKKGLAIRNGGVYTNLIYSKTAVELSPIIPYGKADLLLGMDMLEAVRGLDAQAGFCVASSDRTAAIVNTAKTDTVTTLIGQDDFKLADLENWLQRYTDADAYFGADVFEISEKYLGNKLYANMMLLGVAFQRGHLPLELESIQSGLKLAVRPADLETNQRAFNMGRRLAVEPDAFATAPQRQTYKTLLREKCESLTRRRRGAALAHEYEVLVQQTVERLELDDETHRSFALYVYDLIQFEGMEYARLYVEKIKGVHSKDLAEMGYRATKAAIKYLHKVMLIKDEVYVAHLLTSEAKLRRDKELYNVDESNGDKIKYLHLNRPRFTIMGRDLQWDMNTKNWQLRLMKRMRFLRRLLSQWHKLEKVFRDWYIAEVIDTFAPHDRESYEDHVSAIAVPEEVRGYREVRYPKMENARKKVEELLRNA; encoded by the coding sequence GTTGTCGTCGTCGGGGATGACACATGGGGATCAAGTACGCAAGTGCCGGCGGATTCACGTTTTCTAGCCCGCCACCTCTACACCCCGGTTATCGAACCGAGCACATTTCAGGAGATGAAAGATTGGTTGAGCGCTGCCTTTGAAATTTCTGCCAGATCCAATCTGTATGTCACCTACATCGTCACGCTCACTCAGGCGGAGGGCGGCGGCACTGTGGAATTGCGTCCGAACCGCTATCCTGAGACCTCGACGAAGAATCAGACGGTGATCGATACGGCACTGATTAACGGCTCAAACCGGATTATTTTGCCGCCCGACACACCTCGGATTGAGATTGAGACCTTAACGGAGCGGTTCCCGAATGCGGTTAAGAGTGCGCGCGAACATAACCTGAATCAGATCTATCACCTAAATGACTCAGAACACGAGATCGGATTTATCGCTTCAGGGCTGGGGTATTCCTATCTCGAACACGCACTATACGAACTGGAGTTCCAGGGACGGATTCCAATCCTTAAACTTGGGTTGACGCATCCAGTTGATGAAGAGATTGTGCGCGAATTTGCATCGCATGTACGTGAGATTTACGTCATTGAGGAGAAGCGACCGCTGCTTGAAAAAGACATCAAGGCGATTGTCGGTCGATTTTATCAGAATGGCGAAATGGATCGGTTGGTGCAGGTGTGGGGTAAGGAATTTCCAGACGGTTTGGAAGGGATTCCTGATTCGCTTGGACTTAACCCAACAATACTGATACAGCACCTGATCCCACTCCTTCGGCATAAGTTCGGGGACAAAGACGAACCTATAGGAATTGATCCTGATGTCCTTATCCGTGAAGAACAACACCTCGAACAGGTCAAGGCACATCAGGTAGATATCCCTGCACGAACGCCCACTTTTTGTCCGGGTTGCCCACACCGTGACTCTGCGAGTGTTTTCAAAGAGATTACCGATCAGTTTATGGATCCGAAATATATGGAGAGGCACCACGCACGGTCTCCCGTTGACCTCGTCTTTCATGGAGATATCGGCTGTTACTCGATGCTGAAGTATGAGCCGTTTCCGCGCTTGATGCACAACCTCTCGGCGATGGCGCTCGGCGGCGGGGCAGGTGCCGGAATCGATCCGTTCATCACGAATAAGCAGATTGTCTTTATGGGGGATTCCACGTTCTTCCACGGTGGGATGTCAGCGATTTCTGATTCGATTAAAAATAGTCAAGATCTGACCTATGTTATCTTAGACAATCAGACAACTGGGATGACGGGACATCAACCCACGCCATCGACAGAAGACGACATCCTCGGCAATCCGACCTTTGCACAGGACATCGAAAAGGTTGTCCAAGGACTTGCGGGCGATGCGGACCTCTTTATCATCCGAACAAATCCAGAAAATCGCGTTGAATACAAGAAACTGGTCGAAGAGACGATTCTCAAGCCGGGCGTCAAAATTCTCATCGCTGATAAAGAGTGCGGCATCACCTATCAGCGTCGGCTGCGACGTGAACACCAACAAACGATCAAAGAACGCGGTTTCCTATCGGTCGAAAAACATATAAATATCACCCCCGAAGTCTGCGAATTCTGTCTGGAGTGTACCAACGCCACTGGTTGCCCCGGCCTGAAAATCACCGAAACGGACTATGGACCGAAAATCGGGATCGATCAATCCAATTGTGTATCTGATGGTGCCTGCGCGCGGATCAAGTGGGCGTGTCCCTCCTTCGAGGAGGTAACTATCACCCGCAAGCGTCCACCGCGCCAACAGGTCGATCTGCGCGTTATGTCAGCCGCTTCTACAGAGGTTCTACCGTCACCACGTACCTTCGAGGGGACATGGAGCGTCCACGCCGCGGGCGTTGGTGGGATGGGGATTGGTACAATCTCCAAGGTTCTGGTACTTGCGGGGCGAGCCCAAGGGTATCATGTGAGGTTTTTCGACAAGAAGGGATTGGCAATTCGTAACGGAGGGGTCTACACAAACCTTATTTACTCAAAAACAGCGGTGGAACTCTCTCCGATTATTCCCTACGGGAAAGCAGATCTACTGCTCGGCATGGATATGTTGGAAGCGGTGCGTGGTCTTGATGCCCAAGCTGGATTCTGTGTTGCGTCCTCCGATCGAACGGCTGCCATCGTTAATACCGCTAAAACGGATACGGTCACGACCCTCATCGGTCAGGACGACTTCAAACTTGCGGATCTGGAGAACTGGTTACAGCGCTACACTGATGCAGATGCTTATTTCGGGGCAGATGTGTTCGAGATTTCGGAAAAATATCTCGGAAATAAGCTCTATGCCAACATGATGCTGCTCGGTGTTGCTTTTCAACGAGGGCATTTGCCACTTGAACTTGAATCCATTCAATCGGGGTTAAAATTGGCTGTCAGACCTGCGGATCTGGAAACGAACCAGCGCGCTTTTAACATGGGCAGACGGCTGGCTGTGGAGCCAGACGCTTTTGCGACGGCACCGCAGCGGCAGACGTACAAAACTTTACTCCGAGAGAAATGCGAAAGTTTAACACGCAGGCGACGCGGTGCAGCGCTCGCCCACGAATATGAGGTGCTTGTTCAGCAGACAGTCGAAAGGTTGGAATTGGACGATGAAACCCATCGTAGTTTTGCCTTGTATGTGTACGATCTCATTCAATTCGAGGGTATGGAATATGCCCGTCTGTATGTTGAAAAGATTAAAGGGGTCCATTCCAAAGATTTGGCTGAGATGGGCTACCGCGCAACGAAAGCTGCGATCAAATATCTGCATAAGGTTATGCTCATCAAGGACGAAGTATATGTGGCACACCTGCTCACCAGCGAGGCTAAATTAAGGCGTGACAAGGAGTTGTACAACGTCGATGAATCGAATGGGGATAAGATTAAGTATCTCCACCTCAACCGCCCCCGTTTCACCATTATGGGTCGAGATCTTCAGTGGGACATGAATACTAAGAACTGGCAGTTAAGATTAATGAAACGGATGCGCTTCCTCAGACGTTTGCTATCGCAATGGCATAAACTAGAAAAAGTGTTCCGAGATTGGTATATCGCTGAAGTGATTGATACCTTTGCACCACACGATAGAGAGAGCTATGAAGATCATGTCAGTGCGATAGCAGTCCCTGAAGAGGTGCGTGGCTATCGAGAGGTGCGTTATCCAAAGATGGAAAACGCCAGAAAAAAGGTCGAAGAATTATTGCGTAACGCATAA